CCTGACAATTAAGGAAACCAAAGTACATTGAAAATATGAGAGGTCCTTTTCTCTCAACTGATTTTTGCATCCATATTTTAGATACCTGAGTTGCCATATCTCTTAGAATAGGCAAAAGCTTTCCCATATTTCATTAAACAgtggtttggaaactgcagatGGTATAGTTTCCATTCTGTGGTATAGAATTCTGGGGCAGACAGTCTAAACATATAGCATTAATTCTAGCAGGACTGCACGGGCTACCAATTTGTTTCCAGGGTCAATACAAAGTgcaggttttgacctataaaggctAATGCTGCTCAGGTCTCAAGGGTCACCTCTCGCCACATCCTGGCATAAACCCAGTTATCATCTGAGCCCTTTTTCATCTGCCCCCTATACAAGAGGTTTGGGGAGTAACAACATGAGCTTGGGCCTTTTCAATGGTGGCcctacttgtggaatgctctattCAGTGCTGTCTTtttctttaggtgccaggcaaaggtgccaggcaaacactCTTCTCTTTACCCACCTCTTGGCTCTTAATTTTAAGGGCCTCTTTTAGTGAGATCAGTAAGTTGCGTCTGTTTAAAAATATGTGCTTTTAAAGAAATTATTAGATGTTTTCAATTGGTTTTAACGTTAAGTCATTTTGGGTCACTCTGTGGTAGAAAAGTGACTAAAAAAATCAAGTAAGTAAAACTTCATAACAGTCTTGTGAAGCTCAGGCTGACCAGGAATGGCCCCCATTTTATGGGTGGAAGAATTTTCTTGCCCAGGATTTGATTCTAGTTCAACATTCTGtcccagggatgggaaacccttTTCAACCCAAAGGCCACACTTCCTTCCGAGTAACCTTCTGGGGACTGCATGGCCacggtgggtgtggccagaggcaagagtGGGCATAGCAACAGAtctgactcttacctttgtatagCAGGGTACATTCCAACCATGCAAAAGCCagaagtttctacacacacaaaactctccatccttcatccacacaagcaaaaaaaaaaaaagcattgctgTAGTTCAGTgagacattccagccaagcaaaagcactcatGTATGTTCCAGCATCTGTGCTTTTCCAGCATCTATTAGTCCTAATGATCATGGACCCTTTGCTATTTTAATTACCAATCATGCACTTTCTAGCATGATAATAAAAAAAGCAGTATGGATTTTTCTAGTTTGCAACTTCCATGACAAGAACGAGTCAGCAAATGTATCTCATGATGACTCAGCATGTACTGTTGTTAATCAGGTCCACAGTTGTAGCCACACGGGACATGGGCGTAACCAGGATTTTTGGTGTTTTTTGGGAGGCAGGTCTTTTGTTAAGggaggcaggccttttgttggtaggggggcagaacctcggatagttatgtatttttattgatttgggagggcagctgcccctccttgcccCCCCTTGGCTAAGCCCATGGCATGGGAATAACACCACAGAGAGGTGGATAAGACTGCAATCCTCAGCACCTTTACTGAAAGAAAACATAACTGAATGCAGTgagacttaaaaggtaaaggtaaagggacccctgaccgttaggtccagtcgcggacgactctgaggttgcagcgctcatctcgctttactagccgagggagccggcgtacagcttccgggtcatgtggccagcataactaagctgcttctggcgaaccagagcagcgcatggaaacgccgtttaccttcccgccagagcggtacctatttatctacttgcactttgtgctttcgaactgctaggttggcaggagcagggactgagcaatgggagctcacccgtcacggggatttgaaccactgaccttctgatcagcaagccctaggctctgtggtttaacccacagtgccacccgcacagTGAGACTTACctctcattaaacacacacagGACTGCATTGTCCAAACTCAACAATGCAATCACCCAACCACCAAGAGctaaaggaaggaaaacaaaagccAACCAATAACGGAAGAGAGTTGCTCTCCTTACCTGGATACAATTCATCCAGTACCGCACCTCTGCAAAGCTATGTTCTGAGGTGATGTCATACATCAATACAACTCCATCAGCCTTCCGGAAGAATTGCTTGGTGATACTGTGGTATCTGTTTTGGGGAGAAATGTGTACTTTTTCTGCAACATTTttataatttctttctttctttttctagatgCAGCACCTTACACTACCTTTCTTGGCCGGCTGTGTCCCACAGGCGTAAAGCAAAGGACTTGTTATCCACAAAGAGGTTTTTGATCCGATAGTCCATTCCTAAGGGATACATTGGAGCCATTTACAATCAAGTTCACTTCACATCTCCAACCACTTCAAAGAGCTGAAAAGCTCAAGCTGGAACTGTACTGATAAGAATAAAACACAGCAGGGCTCTAGCACTTCCATCCCTGAATTTTGGGGAGATTAATAAAAGCAAAGGTACCTTGAATGCTAGTATGACGTTGGTTTAGTACTtatgtggttttcagctgtaacggataagtaaaaagaaaagaaagctaaaaaattaattgaaacttagggaaaggatttgctgaattaacaaattggaaattggaatacagaaaggggaggtatgaggaagtcggggaagtaagttataagaaaataagggatagaaagtatacttgttttatttttgtgttttcgaCTCTATTTTtgtctgtttctatttttgtatttttgtatttttgttttgtcatgtttttatataatttttgaaattttaataaaaagctttataaaaaaaataaataaaagcaaaggtACCAGAACACTGAGAAACTTGTTCCGTTttattatctgaattttgcaggtgTAAAACCTGACACGGAGTAATggatttgacttccttccatttTAGAGTTGACTAACcttcatacaaataaaaaaaggagAACATTCAAACCGAAAGGCCACGCTAGGAGGAAACGAGCTGGAAATGCCCTATAGATAAAAAATACTCTTCCTGCTGCAGTCCTTTGAATTTCTATATGGCTCAAGTTACATTGGGATTGGGACCCCTTGTGGCCATTTGGTTAAATTTAACTTACTGATGGTGGGACAGAGGAGGTCAGGCATCAGGAGTAGGCGTAGCTGGGCATCTGCCAAGACCCTGGCAGGGGGATCACTGTCACCCCAGAGCCTCCTACTAGCCCTGCTACTTCTAGTCCTTCCTATCGCTCCCCTCTCTGAGCATGCATGACGCGACAGGAGTGAGGAGGCAGAGCAGCATCCTTCAGTTGGCTTTGCATTCTCTCTCTGGGTGGTTGTACAAATGTGAGCCCAGAGGGAGATGGGACAGCAAAGGAAGTAGACCAGCTCAGGGAAGAGAGCCCACCAAGGACATCTTGCCCAAGGGCTGTTGAAAAGCTGGAGCTGATTCTTGGTATGACTCAGTGTATTTGCCAGCTTAGCAAGGGTTTTGGGGTAGTTGTTTTAACACAGGGAgagtttaaaaaaatcctttgaactatttatttgtttcaattctgttacatttatatctcacctgtcTTCACAGAACCCAAGTTAGTGGGTGTATTGTTCCCAGGCAATCACCCATCTAGACACTGACTGGACCGATACCTACTTAGGTTAAGCAAAGCGATGACATTGCATGCCTTTAGAATGCACCCTAGGACCAATTACCTTGCATAGGCAGACAGTGATCTGGGTGGTGTTCCCCAGCCCCAAATAGGGCAGGAAAACAATGTCTTCTAATTTGCTTTTGGTTATGCAGATGCCTGCAACAGACTTACAAGAGAATCAGTCGCTCAACTCCCACTTGGTTCCTCTCATTCTAAAACCATGCTCTTTCCTTCAAGTGaatgttttcttttaagaaaaccATGCTCAGTTATGGAAAATAATGGAATATCTCTGGTGATATTCTTTTCAAAAGTATAACTTCAAGCAAAATAATACCAACAATAAGAAAAATGCAGGTCAATCTCTAATATTGGAGTGTTATATTGTATATAGAGCTCAGGGTCACTGCCACTCCTTATGGAAAGCAGGTCCAAGAGTGGCCTAATCATACCAAAATATAGGCCAAACTGGAGTAAAAATACATGGGCAACTAGCTATCTTATTTTTTCTTAATTAGAGATGGGCACCGGGGAGCCCAATTCTTGATTCAAACACAGTGCATGGGAAGAGGAGGTTTATCTCCACACACAAATGCTCACTGAGATTAGAACAGAGACAACACACCCCATGGGGCTAGGAGCCTTAGAAATAAAAACACATCTAGcctaggggtggggagagaccaggggtgccaacttgaatcaaatatggggggggcacgtaagccccatcctgcataactgatcacatgatgcactgcacacacaccatttgaatggcaatcccCATCAATTTGGGGGGTcctggctccctcaaatatcttggcccctaggagttgtctcCTATGGGAGAGACGACACAGTGTCTCTTTTTACCTGCTGGTGAAAGATTGATTCATACCTACAGTCGCAGTCATATTTGCATCGAAGGAATCATCTTGCAGTCGGTGCAAAAAAGACGTTTTGCCAACATTAGAGTCTCCAACAAAGAGCACATTATACATGTGGTCTGGACAAAAGAAAACAGCTGTGGTGTCTTTAGAAGTTGCTTTTGCATCCACATCCACTGGATAGTCTGCAGCTTCTGCTTTGACATTTGTTTCCTCATCCATTTCTACCCTGACCTCTTGGTTCTTCCTACACCCTGGCAAATCCATGCATCCTTCTCTTTTGTCTTCTGATAATGTTACTTCTGGACCCTCCGTGGTTTGTGTTTGCATCTCTGGTTGGAGCATATTCTCTAACTGGTGGTTTTGGAAAACGGAGATCTCTGGCTCACATCCTTCATCCAACTTGGGTAAGAATATTCTGGGTGAGGAATGAGCAGGCGGCGTATCTTCCACTGATGGGTGTTGAGTCTCAGGTATCTTTTTCTCTGATGTTTTAATTTCTGGAGATTGCTTTACCACTCTCGGCTCAGAATCTGCAGGTGGCCATTGAGTCCGGCTGATACCACTGCACTTTAAAACTTGCTCGTGAAGTTGGATTGCCTGTTCTAAAATGAGAGTCTTTCCTTGCATCGAGTCTTCTTTATAGTCACCGGCTGGACTTGTTAACTCTTTATAAACAGAAGACTGCACTTCAGGAACAAGAATACATCCTCTCTGCTTTGACTCTAGAGTTTTGACTTCCCTTCTTGGCTCAGAGATGTTTACATTCTTCACCTCCGGAGCACAAGTTAGTCTTTCTTGAAGTAGAGCATCTCTTTGCCATGAAGCTCGACCAGAAAGAGCCTCAGCACTTCTCTTCTGTGGATCGCGGTTTCTGGAGCTAGCATCATATGGAGttattttttcctgcatttttctttGCTGAGAATTTCCTTTCTCTTTAATTTGGCCCAAGAACTGAAAACCAAAGTTATCTATTTGTGGATTGTTTGATGATTCAGACACCTTGTTTACTGCTGCTATGGCATCATTCAGCTCTCTAAGCAAAGAGCTTTGGTCCACGACTTCCTGTGGGAAATATTTTTCTGGTTCTACAACGGAGTCTACCCAAGGATCCTCTTCAATGGAGATCACTCTAGTAGTTCTAGATTCTGAGTCGGCTTTGGCCATTGATGCCACACCACCAGGTGCCCTATGGGGAAATGATGGATAGAGCAGCACTCATTCAGTACAAGATAAGGAAAGTAAGAAACAAGGCCTTAGAATGGGACAATTCCTGCTGGAGAACATCAAGATCTCATGGGCCTATGAAATGCTAACTCAATCACCAGCAAGACTTCTGGGCTCTTATGTTTGCTGCTTTCGCAGAGTAaaaactgagtacagtggtacctcaggttacatacgcttcaggttacagactctactaacccagaaatagttcctcgggttaagaactttgcttcaggatgagaacagaaatcatgctctggcagcacggcggcaacaggaggccccattagctaaagtggtgcttcaggttaagaacagtttcaggttaagaatggacctccggaacgaattaagtacttaaccctaggtaccactgtatatctgtttctAGCATGCATGTTTCTTCTTATAAACACAGTGAGGGATGAAAGCAGTAATGTATAGCAAAAGGCCAAAGAGAAACATGTTGGTAAACTAAGAGTCATTCCACAAAAATGAGGTAACAGGGCATTTATTAAACCGCTAAAGAATATGAGAATCTTCAAGATCAACCGTACTCTAAACTCTGTCTGTTTCCACAGGTCTTCCTTACAATCCACTGATAAGCAGTATTTTGATTTTATGGGGGAGAGCTAAAAAGTCTGCCAGAGTTAATTCTGAGGCATTCTTCAAGAGCTAGACAGACAAAACAAATGAATGTACTAGGTTCACCTTGGGGCTGGCAACCCTTTAATGGCAATGTCTTGGTAATGTGgtgggacattattattattactattattaattgtCTAATGATGGAATGTCAGTGGGGGAAGCTCTGTTTATTGttgttgaaccactctgagatcagCTTTGTCATTGGCAAAGCTGCATACAAATATTACGGTAAATCTGATCTAATCTAATCTGTTTGGCCGCAGGATACTTTTCAAACATGCTTTTGGCTTTCTGGGTGCGTTGTATGTGAAAGGTCATGAGAATATCAGGGCTGCAGACAGAAATAATGTAACTGCTTCAGTGCCAGAGCATGGATCCAGCTTCAACAAAGACCGCTGCCACTAGCATTCCTCACTTAAATGTATTAAAGAAGTATTtggtacttacttctgagcagagctGTCCATTGTATCCTCACTCGGATTGTATCCAAATTTGCCTACCAATTCAGAGGAGCTCATCTCATTTGCACTCAGATGACCCTTAGAAGAATCACAATGGGATAAAGGCAGAAAAAGAAATAAGGATCACTTACTACCAATTTCAGTATCCACTTATGGGGGAGGATGCCTGTTGAATCTCTGCATGATCTACTGCACTGGCCTTGCCTATTTCTAATCacacatgtgggggggggggggggagagactggatCAGTCCCGATACAGACATGCAACTGAATCGCTCACACTTAGAAGAGGCTGCCTGTTGAATCTCATCACAAGTCACTGCTCTGATTTTGCCTCTATCTGCAGTGCACAGAAGGCATGTCCAGAACACTGACTCATGCAGAGATATGGGAGATAGCCTCTAATGAAAATTGGTCTCTTTTCCCTCTGTAAATCCCTATGCATGGCTACACaccactttgaggggtttttctacaatcaagtggtatataagtttTATAAAATCAATTATGATATAAAAGACTCCAATAGAAGCCTCATTGACTtattcctaggtaagtgtgcacaggagcATGatctaaggttgcaatcctctACACACACCCTTGAACTTAAGGGGCCTTACTTCCCAAGGATTGTGTTGCATTAATCATTTTGGATAGTTTGAGCGTGCCTCCAATTTCGGTTCAGAAGAAAAGATGTGCATTGGTTAACAGATGCTTGGGAAAGCCTGATTTAATGTAACTGGATTTCTCTAATGGTGCTACTATACATGTAGGGTGCTAGATACTATCCCCAGGGCCCATGAGAGCTTAGATTCTCCCATAATCCTATCTGCTGGTTGAAAGTACTATGTCAGATGCATTAATATACAGTACTCATAGCTAGGCCACCTTTCCAGGGCAACACTTAGGCTGCTAATTATGGTGGCACTCCATGGGGGGGGCAGTTCTGAGTGACAAAGGATGCAAGGTGAACAATGAAGAAATACCTGCTGACTTTGAGCAGTCTTGACAGAGACTTCCTCTGGCGATCTGCCACTGCCAAGGAAAGAAGGGATACATGGTCACTATGTGTATACTAAAATGTGTTGCTTCTGCAGGGGCACAAGCCTAGTAGCAGCAATAGTGCCGCAATGCATGTAATGGCATATATTGAGGATGGTGGGATGCAAACAGGAAATGCAATGGTGCCAACAGGAAGTGGGACAGTGCAAGCAGGAAGTGCATATTATCTCAAGGGGGCTGTGAGGGACAGCAGAACTGCTCCACTCAATTTATGCTGTAGCTTTTTTGGAAAAGTGACATCTTTTGAGAGGTATACCTCAGGAAGAGGTATCCCTGCCAGAAGCAATGGCCAAAATAGCCTAACCACCACCAACCTTTCCAAGGGGCAGCAAATAGTCCAGTCTGCTGAGCTATTCTGCTTTTACCTCATCATCAAATCTGACTAATGGAATGAATGAACAGATGTCAGGGGCCCGTAGGTGTTCTGATGATGCAACACTTCGTTCCCAGTATCTGGGGAAGCCACTCTCTTTTCCACCAGATCAAAGCTAGTTCATTGAACCTTGGAAAGCCTTCAAATGAAATAGCTGCCACAAGTTAGGCTACAAAAGGGGTTCTCTCCAGTGTatcctccccacccaaaaaaaggtGACACTGTGGTGGTTAGGACTCACCTCTCTTCTTTGTGTAACTGAGATACTCTACCCCTCATGAAATCCAGTTGCCTTTGGGTCTTTTGAAGCTGATTGAGGGTTTTTTGTAACTGGTCCTCAAGGGCCTTGTTGGTTTGTTTGAGCTCCTGAGTTTGGGTACTGGCCATGTGCTGCTTTTCTCTAAGGCTGAGAAACTGTGTCTCAAGCTGAGAAAGGAATATAGAAAGTGTTCAATGCAGTAAAAGAAAACTAGCAGTGTAGTTGTTAAGGTGCTGGACTAGTACCTAGAAGAAGAACAGGATTCAAACCCTCATCCCATCAAAGCTCACagagtcactgtctctcagtctaacttaCATTCATGGGGTtcttcttgtgaggataaaaatgggggAAGAACCTTGCAGGAAATGTGAGGttgacatttcatttcatttactttattacatttctattttcTGCATGGGCTAGACCCTTCTACAAGTAAAATGGGCAAGCCTCTTAGACATGAGGTTCTCAAACTCCTTTCAGGTGGTCAGTAGAAAAGTAATGAAACAGCTGAAAATATCTGCCTTGCATTTGATTCACattctctgtctttctttctctctcacatacTGGAgactgaagccattttgaccagggctagaggcagacacgactaaacgactaaacaaagagGCTAACAAGTGCTGCATTCAcatcatacattgaaagcacatttcctctcccttccagaaaggagaatcctaggaactgtagtttgttaaagatgctaGGAATGGTAGTTCTGTGAaacataaactatagttcccaggattcttcttcCTGGAGTGCCTTATCTCAGGGTATCAAACATCATACCCTATTGTGCCTGGacaattttgttgtttagtcgtttagtcgtgtccgactcttcgtgaccccatggaccagagcacaccaggcactcctgtcttccactgcctcccgcagtttggtcaaactcatgctggtagctttgagaacaccgtccaaccatctcatcctctgtcgtccccttctccttgtgccctcaatctttcccaacatcagggtcttttccagggagtcttctcttctcatgaggtggccaaagtattggagcctcagcttcacgatctgtccttccagtgagcactcagggctgatttccttaagaatggataggtttgatcttcttgcagtccatgggactctcaggagtctcctccagcaccataattcaaaagcataaattcttcggcaatcagccttctttatggtccagctctcacttccacacatcactactggacAATAGTGTGAGAGATTTTTCAGTGAAACAAGGCCACGGTCCCTGAGTAACTGGAAGCAATGCAGTGTCCCCAGATATggctggactacagtttccatcctTTGATGGGattggtagtccaacaacaccaggAGGTCATGATGTTGGTGAATTATGTTGACTATATCAGAAATATTCAGCCACACTGCAAGCAGCTGtgtgtgtagggttgccatattttgaagggcAAAAAAGGGGACACGTTTGCCAACTTCAACTTTTACCTTGAAGCTGTGGAGATtctcatgaaaaagaggacgtgtcttgggaaaagaggacatatggcaaccctacatgtgGATGATGCTTTTGTTTTAGCCAGAGGAGATGCTTCCAGTAGATGGTGCTGTTTCCTCATGTCACATGGATAACCTTACCTCTTTTTGAACATCGAGGAAATGCTGTATTTCCCTTTCCCTGGCATCCAACAGTTCTTTCATCTCCACGCCGAGGAATTGGCTTTGGCTTTTACTCTGCAATAAACAAAGGTGGTGAAGCTATAGCTTTCCAGGGAACATTCACACATGAAGCCTGTTTGCATTTGAGTCAAAGCACAAATAGAGCATGCAACAAAAAGTTGAAGCATGGTTTGCTCTTGTTCATGCTTCCAGACAACTGTATCCTTTttcaggatattccattccatttccacaCTATTCCCCTGGTCAGCATTCTGTGCCTACTAGGCATGttcaatccccactcagctgtttTGGGGTTCCCCCTGCCCTGAATTTTATTCTACATATTTTTTGTACTTATCCAAACTTTGGGATTCTCCTAAGACTTCTGATATTTCCCTCTTCAGAGTGGATGCTAGTGGTTTTTCTACATAAAGATCCATATTTGGATAATGAGTTTGCTGTTAGTATCTAGAttctatatattatattatagaaTAATGCAGGGGGGGAAGCagagttacagactccgctaacccagaaatattacctcgggttaagaactttgcttcaggatgagaacagaaatcgtgcagcagcagcacagcagcagcaggaggccccattagctaaagtggtgcttcaggttaagaacagtttcaggttaagaacggacctccggaacgaattaagtacttaacccaaggtaccactgtatagtcaaatgTTAATATTTTTTGCCCTTTTATAAGAAATCAGGAACTCTGAAGGCCCCTGGCATTATAAGTTTTataatatcctttttaaaaaaaatcctacaaGTGAAAATTTTCATAACGGAGAATAGTCACCTTAAGAAAGCCAGCTACAAGCAAATATTAGATATATTTGGGGAGGGAGATGTTTGCCAAAGACCtgagagcagtgcttttttcccccaaGGGGTACTCAAGAGTACACAGTATGGGcacctcctttttttgttttgttgctaaaaagtgtggcacttactgtaacaacttcaaggGGAGtcccagcacctatttttcttggggggggg
The Podarcis raffonei isolate rPodRaf1 chromosome 6, rPodRaf1.pri, whole genome shotgun sequence DNA segment above includes these coding regions:
- the LOC128415110 gene encoding ras-related protein Rab-44-like, which gives rise to MSSSELVGKFGYNPSEDTMDSSAQKAPGGVASMAKADSESRTTRVISIEEDPWVDSVVEPEKYFPQEVVDQSSLLRELNDAIAAVNKVSESSNNPQIDNFGFQFLGQIKEKGNSQQRKMQEKITPYDASSRNRDPQKRSAEALSGRASWQRDALLQERLTCAPEVKNVNISEPRREVKTLESKQRGCILVPEVQSSVYKELTSPAGDYKEDSMQGKTLILEQAIQLHEQVLKCSGISRTQWPPADSEPRVVKQSPEIKTSEKKIPETQHPSVEDTPPAHSSPRIFLPKLDEGCEPEISVFQNHQLENMLQPEMQTQTTEGPEVTLSEDKREGCMDLPGCRKNQEVRVEMDEETNVKAEAADYPVDVDAKATSKDTTAVFFCPDHMYNVLFVGDSNVGKTSFLHRLQDDSFDANMTATVGMDYRIKNLFVDNKSFALRLWDTAGQERYHSITKQFFRKADGVVLMYDITSEHSFAEVRYWMNCIQEGAEDGVVILLLGNKTDCAAERRVSSEDGAYLAKVYP